Proteins encoded by one window of Clostridium cagae:
- the galE gene encoding UDP-glucose 4-epimerase GalE encodes MSILVLGGAGYIGSHAVSQLIDNDYDVVVVDNLLTGHKEAINEKAKFYKGDIRDKEFLKDVFEKESFEAVIHFAANSLVGESMVDPLKYFNNNVQGTQVLLEVMNEFNVKNIVFSSTAATYGEPKQIPITEEMETCPTNPYGETKLTMEKIMKWCDKAYGIKYVSLRYFNVAGAREGGVIGEDHNPETHLIPIVLQVALGKRDFITIYGEDYDTEDGTCVRDYIHVEDLIEAHILAMKYLLNGGNSNIFNLGSSQGFSVKEIIESARKVTKHLIPAQIGERRAGDPSKLVASSDKAKKILGWNPSRTNITKIIEDAWVWHTNNKDGYNK; translated from the coding sequence ATGAGTATTTTAGTTTTAGGTGGAGCAGGCTATATTGGTTCTCATGCAGTAAGCCAATTAATAGATAATGATTATGATGTTGTGGTTGTAGATAATTTACTAACTGGGCATAAGGAAGCAATAAATGAAAAGGCTAAATTTTACAAGGGTGATATAAGAGATAAGGAATTTTTAAAGGATGTTTTTGAAAAAGAATCTTTTGAAGCAGTAATTCATTTTGCAGCAAATTCTTTAGTTGGAGAATCTATGGTAGATCCTCTTAAATACTTCAATAACAATGTTCAAGGAACTCAAGTTTTATTAGAAGTTATGAATGAATTTAATGTGAAAAATATAGTATTTTCTTCAACAGCAGCAACTTATGGTGAACCAAAACAAATTCCAATAACTGAAGAAATGGAAACTTGTCCCACAAATCCATATGGTGAAACAAAACTTACAATGGAAAAAATAATGAAATGGTGTGATAAGGCTTATGGAATAAAATATGTATCACTTCGTTATTTTAATGTTGCTGGAGCAAGAGAAGGTGGAGTTATTGGAGAAGATCATAATCCAGAAACACATTTAATTCCAATAGTACTTCAAGTAGCACTTGGAAAAAGAGATTTTATAACAATATATGGTGAAGATTATGACACTGAAGATGGTACTTGTGTAAGAGATTACATTCATGTTGAAGATTTAATAGAAGCACATATTTTAGCAATGAAATATCTATTAAATGGAGGAAATAGTAATATATTTAATCTTGGAAGTAGTCAAGGATTTTCAGTTAAAGAAATAATTGAATCTGCAAGAAAAGTTACTAAGCATTTAATTCCAGCACAAATAGGTGAAAGAAGAGCAGGGGATCCAAGTAAGTTAGTTGCGTCTTCAGATAAAGCAAAAAAAATATTAGGATGGAATCCAAGCAGAACTAATATAACAAAGATTATAGAAGATGCTTGGGTATGGCATACAAATAATAAGGATGGATATAACAAATAA